A single window of Desulfovibrio sp. G11 DNA harbors:
- a CDS encoding type I restriction endonuclease subunit R translates to MFNEENTVEQMVLDTLCGGVTSNMVAEELASYGGEIKGWRFVFAEELHRQHSDVLVESMVRDALIRLNPEIKAQPDRADEVLYRLRTIPLSVQSEGLVRANELFAEWLRGEKSMPFGERGEHTPVRLIDFENLSNNDYVVTNQWVYPVKEGGRRFDIIMLVNGIPLVVGEAKTPVRPAVTWVDGASDIHNGYEQSVPQMFVPNVLSFATEGKCYRYGSVRMPIDIWGPWHEGENKAEGTLADVQRSIRSMLRPHVVLDILQNFTLFATDKKHRRIKIICRYQQYEGANLMVARVVKGYPKKGLIWHFQGSGKSLLMVFAAQKLRMHRKLGNPTVMIVVDRIDLDTQITATFNAADIPNMIGAATRQELQSLLAADTRKIIITTIHKFGEADGRLNERSNIIVMVDEAHRTQEGDLGRKMRDALPNAFLFGLTGTPINKRDRNTFWAFGADEDEQGYMSRYSFQDSIRDKATLPLHFEAVDVKLHINKDAIDEAYSQMTDELNELDRDDLAKRAAKMAVLIKAPARVNAICQHIVKHFQEKVEPNGFKAQVVTFDRECCVLYKKAMDELVGPEASAIVMHTQGGKSDEYAEWKLAKDEEEKLLDRFRDPNDPLKFLIVTSKLLTGFDAPILQAMYLDKPMKDHNLLQAICRTNRVYPGKTHGLIVDYLGIFDDVGTALDFDEKAVQKVITNLDELKKELPGVVTKCLALFPGVDRTVGGYEGLIAAQDCLPDNETRDKFAAEYSVLSRLWEALSPDPCLGPYEKDYKWLTQVYESVKPPSGNGKLLWHALGAKTIELVHENVYLETVRDDLDTLVMDAEVLEALLDAKDPDKKSKEIEIKLIARLCKHKDNPKFVALGERLEKLKERHEQGLLHSLDFLKELLTLAREVVQAEKQVDPVDEQAKAKAALTELFAEVKNGKTPMVVERIVTDIDEIVRLVRFPGWQNTKAGEREVQKALRKVIYVKYQVKDQDLFDKAFGYIRQYY, encoded by the coding sequence ATGTTTAACGAAGAAAACACGGTCGAACAGATGGTTCTCGACACGCTCTGCGGCGGCGTGACTTCGAACATGGTTGCCGAAGAGCTCGCCAGTTACGGCGGCGAGATCAAAGGCTGGCGCTTCGTTTTCGCCGAGGAACTGCACCGTCAGCACTCCGACGTGCTGGTAGAGTCGATGGTGCGCGACGCCCTCATCCGCCTGAACCCGGAAATCAAGGCCCAGCCCGACCGCGCCGACGAGGTGCTCTACCGCCTGCGGACCATTCCGCTGTCGGTGCAGAGCGAAGGCCTGGTGCGGGCCAATGAGCTGTTTGCCGAATGGCTGCGGGGCGAGAAGTCCATGCCTTTCGGTGAGCGCGGCGAACACACACCGGTGCGCCTGATCGACTTCGAGAATCTCAGCAACAACGATTACGTGGTCACCAACCAGTGGGTCTATCCGGTCAAGGAAGGCGGCCGCCGCTTCGACATCATCATGCTGGTCAACGGCATCCCGCTGGTGGTCGGCGAGGCCAAAACGCCGGTGCGCCCGGCGGTGACCTGGGTGGACGGGGCCAGCGACATCCATAACGGCTACGAACAGAGCGTGCCACAGATGTTCGTGCCCAACGTCCTCTCCTTTGCCACCGAGGGCAAGTGCTATCGCTACGGCTCGGTACGCATGCCCATCGATATCTGGGGGCCGTGGCACGAAGGCGAGAACAAGGCCGAGGGGACGCTTGCGGATGTGCAGCGTTCCATCCGCTCCATGCTGCGCCCCCATGTGGTGCTGGACATCCTGCAGAACTTCACCCTGTTCGCCACCGACAAGAAACACCGGCGCATCAAGATCATCTGCCGCTATCAGCAGTACGAAGGCGCCAACCTGATGGTGGCCCGCGTGGTCAAGGGCTATCCCAAGAAGGGCCTGATCTGGCATTTCCAGGGTTCGGGCAAGTCGCTGCTGATGGTATTCGCGGCGCAGAAGCTGCGGATGCACCGCAAGCTCGGCAACCCCACGGTGATGATCGTGGTGGATCGCATCGATCTGGACACCCAGATCACCGCCACCTTCAACGCCGCGGATATCCCGAACATGATCGGGGCCGCCACCCGGCAGGAGCTGCAAAGCCTGCTGGCGGCTGATACCCGCAAGATCATCATCACTACCATTCACAAATTCGGCGAGGCGGACGGCCGCCTGAATGAGCGCTCGAACATCATCGTGATGGTGGACGAGGCACACCGCACCCAGGAAGGCGATCTGGGCCGCAAGATGCGCGACGCGCTGCCTAACGCCTTTCTCTTTGGTCTGACCGGTACGCCGATCAACAAGCGGGACCGCAACACCTTCTGGGCCTTCGGCGCGGACGAGGATGAGCAGGGCTATATGAGCCGCTACTCGTTCCAGGACTCGATCCGGGACAAGGCCACGCTGCCGCTTCATTTCGAGGCGGTGGATGTGAAGCTGCACATCAACAAGGACGCCATCGACGAAGCCTACTCCCAGATGACCGATGAGTTGAACGAGCTGGATCGTGACGACCTGGCCAAGCGGGCCGCCAAGATGGCGGTGCTGATCAAGGCTCCGGCACGGGTGAACGCCATCTGCCAGCACATCGTCAAACATTTCCAGGAGAAGGTGGAACCGAACGGTTTCAAAGCCCAGGTGGTTACTTTCGACCGCGAATGCTGCGTTCTTTACAAGAAGGCCATGGACGAGTTGGTCGGACCGGAGGCCAGCGCCATCGTCATGCACACCCAGGGCGGAAAGTCCGATGAATATGCGGAATGGAAGCTGGCCAAGGACGAAGAGGAAAAGCTCCTCGACCGCTTCCGGGATCCAAACGACCCGCTCAAGTTCCTGATCGTCACTTCCAAGCTCCTGACCGGCTTTGATGCGCCCATTTTGCAGGCAATGTACCTCGATAAGCCGATGAAGGACCATAACCTGTTGCAGGCTATCTGCCGCACCAACCGTGTCTACCCCGGCAAGACCCACGGTCTGATCGTGGATTATCTGGGCATCTTCGATGATGTGGGCACGGCTCTCGATTTCGATGAGAAGGCGGTGCAGAAGGTCATCACCAACCTGGACGAGCTCAAAAAGGAGCTGCCCGGCGTAGTGACGAAATGTCTGGCGTTGTTCCCTGGCGTGGACCGCACCGTCGGCGGCTACGAGGGGCTGATAGCGGCGCAGGATTGTCTGCCGGATAACGAGACCCGGGACAAATTCGCGGCGGAATACTCGGTTCTCTCCCGGCTGTGGGAGGCTCTGTCTCCCGATCCCTGTCTCGGCCCCTATGAAAAGGACTACAAGTGGCTGACTCAGGTTTATGAATCGGTGAAGCCGCCGAGCGGCAACGGCAAGCTACTCTGGCACGCCTTGGGAGCCAAGACCATCGAGTTGGTGCATGAGAACGTGTATCTGGAGACGGTGCGCGACGATCTGGACACCCTGGTGATGGACGCTGAAGTCCTCGAAGCACTGCTCGATGCCAAAGACCCGGACAAGAAATCCAAGGAAATCGAGATCAAGCTCATCGCCCGCCTGTGCAAGCACAAGGACAATCCGAAGTTTGTCGCCCTGGGCGAACGCCTCGAAAAGCTCAAGGAGCGGCACGAACAGGGCCTACTTCACAGCCTCGATTTCCTCAAGGAACTGCTGACCTTGGCCAGGGAGGTCGTCCAGGCCGAGAAGCAGGTGGACCCGGTCGATGAACAGGCCAAGGCCAAAGCTGCCCTGACCGAGTTGTTCGCCGAGGTAAAGAACGGCAAGACGCCGATGGTGGTCGAGCGGATCGTGACCGACATCGACGAGATCGTGAGGCTGGTCCGGTTCCCCGGCTGGCAAAACACCAAAGCCGGAGAGCGCGAGGTCCAGAAGGCCCTGCGCAAAGTGATTTACGTGAAGTACCAGGTCAAGGACCAGGATCTGTTCGACAAGGCGTTCGGATATATCCGGCAGTACTACTGA
- a CDS encoding DNA methyltransferase — translation MAKTGQAKQIIENRRGDTFGGWPARTLLEAGDIPIAQIAELALREGQSSNPLYRIHRWFARRVGSQFRSIITALTLSPDKADAFWDTYLSKTSVHGAVVLDPFIGGGTSLVESMRCNARVIGFDIDPVATFITRFELVASRMEDHYPEIDQICNEVAQLITPLHRTMVDGVERDVLHHFWVQVKQCSNCQSDVELHPHFQLAYSKEKGLQWVFCKDCHAVHELPIERKVLHCSCGKRTTISAGTHGNGIMTCPTCKHTQKIAADDLDGAERPTWRLFAQEYLVGTGKNCTRHFKRVEEADQELYDRATRKLRMIGNGLLVPTRSIPREGRSDGRPLIHGIRHYADFFNDRQKLHLHLLGSAIGRVESDEARRCLELAFSEHLTTNCMYTAYAFGYRRTSPMFSIHSYRHITRPVELNPWQNGVGRGTFINTVRKISKAIAFAKAPQELHPEGTRVAYEDDFEREQACLGSVDDVLSGSATAAIETQSSEELHLLPDGSVDLVLTDPPYFDNLSYSELSDFYLAWHQALGIAPPPYDDNVTSAPILQNLAITRRSDEAIKGYQERLQQIFVECNRVLKPNGICVFTYHHKLASAWDALGTALLHSGLSVTKVLPMRGEGQGGLHTYDGTIKWDAVLVCRKKKGVIKRGVPVISETAFKDAVVEAESHFDALSAHKRIGFKIPDFTNLARALVVSRGFLGEADTSTRPMSDALKNIPTPGEL, via the coding sequence ATGGCTAAAACAGGTCAGGCCAAGCAGATCATTGAAAACCGCAGAGGCGACACCTTTGGCGGTTGGCCTGCCCGTACCCTGCTGGAGGCGGGCGACATTCCCATTGCCCAAATCGCCGAGCTTGCCCTGCGTGAAGGTCAGAGCTCGAATCCTTTGTACCGGATCCACCGCTGGTTTGCACGACGGGTGGGCTCCCAGTTCCGTTCGATCATCACCGCGCTGACCCTTTCCCCTGACAAGGCCGACGCCTTTTGGGATACCTATCTCAGCAAGACCTCCGTGCACGGCGCTGTCGTTCTCGATCCCTTCATCGGCGGCGGGACAAGTTTGGTGGAGTCCATGCGCTGCAACGCCCGGGTGATTGGTTTTGATATCGACCCGGTCGCGACCTTTATTACCCGATTTGAGTTGGTCGCCTCCCGGATGGAGGATCACTACCCGGAAATCGATCAGATTTGCAATGAGGTCGCACAACTCATTACGCCGTTGCATCGGACTATGGTTGATGGTGTCGAACGGGATGTTCTTCATCATTTCTGGGTCCAGGTGAAGCAGTGCTCGAATTGCCAGAGCGATGTAGAGCTCCATCCCCATTTCCAACTGGCCTACTCCAAAGAGAAGGGCCTGCAGTGGGTATTCTGCAAGGACTGTCATGCGGTCCACGAATTGCCGATTGAACGCAAGGTGCTGCACTGCTCTTGCGGCAAGCGCACCACTATCAGCGCGGGCACGCACGGCAACGGGATCATGACCTGCCCGACCTGCAAGCACACACAGAAGATCGCAGCGGATGACCTTGACGGTGCCGAACGCCCCACTTGGAGGCTCTTTGCCCAGGAGTATCTGGTCGGAACCGGCAAGAACTGCACAAGGCATTTCAAGCGCGTCGAAGAGGCGGACCAGGAATTGTACGACCGAGCCACCCGAAAGCTGCGGATGATCGGGAATGGCTTGCTTGTGCCGACGAGAAGCATTCCCCGCGAGGGGCGTTCGGATGGACGACCTCTGATCCACGGGATTCGGCATTACGCAGACTTTTTCAACGACCGGCAGAAGCTCCACCTGCACCTTCTCGGTTCGGCCATCGGCCGAGTGGAAAGCGATGAGGCGCGGCGTTGCCTTGAGCTGGCCTTCAGTGAACATCTCACCACGAACTGCATGTACACGGCCTATGCGTTTGGCTATCGCCGAACGAGCCCGATGTTCTCCATTCACTCATACCGGCACATCACTCGTCCGGTCGAACTGAACCCTTGGCAGAATGGCGTCGGACGGGGGACGTTCATCAACACGGTCCGGAAAATATCGAAGGCGATTGCCTTTGCCAAAGCGCCCCAGGAGCTGCATCCGGAAGGCACCAGAGTCGCTTATGAAGATGATTTCGAGCGCGAACAAGCCTGCCTTGGCTCTGTCGATGATGTATTGAGCGGCAGCGCTACGGCGGCGATTGAAACCCAATCTTCCGAGGAACTCCATTTACTACCGGACGGCTCAGTGGATCTCGTGCTGACCGATCCGCCGTATTTTGACAATCTGAGCTACTCGGAACTCTCGGACTTCTATTTGGCCTGGCATCAGGCTTTGGGAATCGCACCGCCCCCGTATGACGATAACGTCACTTCAGCTCCGATACTGCAGAACCTGGCCATCACGCGTCGGTCCGACGAAGCCATCAAGGGATACCAGGAACGGCTTCAGCAGATTTTCGTGGAATGCAACCGCGTACTCAAGCCGAACGGGATCTGCGTGTTCACCTACCACCATAAACTTGCATCGGCATGGGATGCTCTCGGCACGGCTCTGCTTCATTCGGGACTCTCGGTAACCAAGGTTCTGCCCATGCGTGGCGAAGGCCAAGGAGGCCTTCACACTTACGATGGCACCATCAAGTGGGACGCGGTGCTGGTCTGCCGCAAGAAGAAAGGCGTCATCAAGAGGGGCGTTCCGGTCATCAGCGAAACCGCCTTCAAAGACGCTGTCGTGGAGGCGGAATCTCACTTTGATGCCTTGTCCGCCCATAAACGGATCGGCTTCAAAATTCCTGATTTCACTAATTTGGCCCGGGCGTTGGTCGTCAGTAGAGGTTTCTTAGGCGAGGCGGATACCAGCACACGACCGATGTCGGATGCATTGAAGAACATACCAACCCCGGGAGAGTTGTGA
- a CDS encoding AAA domain-containing protein, with the protein MAKRPTKMTEPAHSLMYTPGSLAAGKAFADTNQLYAKVAPYLKDAFNETQESLFHDAFGSRISLLWGPPGTGKTTVLAGTILGWIEHYAEAGIPLRVGIGSSNYNAIDNVLNEVLELINRRTATVGVLACPVRVTRVRSDSSAPPLSDQIEDMPRTSARAQGFVNALKGYDPGIIIVGGTWQQLGRLAEKDHQDSEPTAEWFDLLVIDEASQVQVAAAAAYFLLLKSDGHVVLAGDDRQLGPIYGFQMKDSVQGLFDCIFSYMKETHGITPVQLKRNYRTNVEISAWPCKRFYNNEYEAFSPEKKLDLAINIYGKPADWLEQLPWSDEFLRILDPACPVVVISYSANTYTLSNPFEAQIVSALTLLYKKLVDAQQAGVSAQEFWTQKIGIVTPHRAQMASIRNLLVDAAGMTMDPPPFVDTVDRFQGQERDLILSSYVVADRDFVASEDAFILSPRRFNVTLTRARSKFVMLISDALLQYLPSDPDVARDAAHLQLFAEQYCSSVCDTIDLPFFERGALSTMRCKLRGRYENGV; encoded by the coding sequence ATGGCTAAGAGACCGACAAAAATGACCGAACCAGCCCATAGCCTGATGTATACCCCCGGCTCGCTGGCAGCAGGAAAAGCATTCGCTGACACCAACCAGTTGTACGCGAAGGTAGCACCATATCTGAAGGATGCCTTTAACGAAACGCAGGAATCCCTTTTTCACGATGCATTCGGAAGCAGGATTTCTTTGCTTTGGGGGCCGCCGGGTACAGGAAAGACCACGGTCTTGGCCGGGACTATTCTTGGGTGGATTGAACATTACGCCGAAGCGGGAATTCCGCTGCGTGTCGGTATCGGGTCCAGCAACTACAACGCTATCGATAACGTCCTCAACGAAGTCCTGGAACTGATCAACAGACGGACGGCGACGGTCGGAGTGTTAGCTTGTCCGGTTCGTGTCACAAGGGTGAGGAGCGACTCCTCCGCACCTCCCTTGAGTGATCAGATCGAAGATATGCCGAGGACCTCCGCAAGGGCTCAGGGTTTTGTGAATGCCCTGAAAGGCTACGATCCCGGGATCATCATCGTGGGTGGAACCTGGCAACAACTTGGGCGACTTGCCGAAAAAGACCACCAGGATAGTGAGCCGACCGCCGAATGGTTTGATCTGCTGGTGATCGACGAGGCGTCACAGGTTCAGGTTGCTGCGGCAGCGGCCTACTTTCTGCTTTTGAAGTCTGATGGGCATGTTGTCCTTGCGGGTGACGACCGGCAGCTCGGTCCGATCTACGGCTTCCAAATGAAGGACAGCGTTCAAGGGCTGTTTGACTGCATTTTCTCCTACATGAAGGAGACGCACGGCATCACCCCGGTGCAGCTTAAACGCAACTACCGGACCAACGTGGAAATTTCCGCATGGCCTTGTAAGCGGTTTTATAACAATGAATACGAAGCGTTTTCGCCTGAGAAGAAGCTGGATCTCGCCATCAATATTTATGGCAAACCTGCCGACTGGCTTGAGCAGTTGCCATGGTCCGACGAGTTTCTCCGCATTCTTGACCCTGCCTGCCCTGTGGTGGTGATCAGCTACTCCGCCAACACCTATACGTTATCGAACCCTTTTGAGGCGCAGATCGTTTCCGCTTTGACCCTTTTGTACAAGAAGCTGGTCGACGCCCAACAGGCCGGAGTAAGCGCCCAGGAGTTTTGGACGCAGAAAATCGGCATTGTGACTCCCCACCGAGCCCAGATGGCATCCATCAGAAATCTGCTCGTGGACGCAGCCGGTATGACGATGGACCCGCCTCCATTTGTGGACACCGTTGACCGGTTCCAGGGTCAGGAGCGCGACCTGATCCTTTCCAGTTATGTAGTGGCCGACCGGGATTTTGTTGCGTCTGAAGATGCGTTCATCCTAAGCCCACGACGATTCAATGTGACGCTGACCCGGGCGAGAAGCAAGTTTGTGATGCTTATCAGCGACGCGCTTCTCCAGTATCTGCCATCCGATCCGGACGTGGCCCGTGACGCTGCTCACCTGCAGCTCTTCGCCGAGCAGTATTGCAGTTCGGTATGCGACACCATCGACTTGCCGTTCTTTGAACGCGGTGCTCTGTCGACCATGAGATGCAAATTGAGGGGGCGATACGAGAATGGAGTTTGA
- a CDS encoding DUF6361 family protein: MPSVLAWIDHDSKARERTLRILSLFQEKESRDELGLGSVRDSFADQLFPGTSTIQTRLRYMLFVPWIYHSLEEKRLPAESFSIQADKLERDLVQPLMDSDDQAGVFGKTAGKRLKRLPSSVYWAGLGVWGIRITPFSQDEYHRRIDETYRRRNTLKALEKDAKVRGDDIDVEQRMATLSWHPRLPAPPEDFPGAVNFALSREEAEFILDRIQVACPNSLLSFLALHCEPADTQAPWEHPDYGSFSEQHKEKWVLFLDHSAAKLRWTGSWAMPPFLGKPEGVPPLA; the protein is encoded by the coding sequence ATGCCTTCCGTCCTTGCATGGATTGACCATGACTCGAAAGCAAGGGAACGCACGCTTCGCATCCTTTCCCTTTTCCAGGAAAAGGAAAGTCGTGACGAGCTTGGGCTCGGCTCCGTGCGGGACAGCTTTGCCGATCAGTTGTTTCCAGGAACAAGCACGATCCAGACACGCCTTCGCTACATGCTTTTCGTGCCATGGATTTACCATTCGCTAGAAGAGAAGCGACTACCTGCAGAGAGTTTTTCGATCCAGGCTGACAAGCTGGAAAGAGACCTGGTTCAGCCATTGATGGATTCCGATGATCAGGCTGGCGTCTTTGGTAAGACCGCAGGAAAGAGGCTCAAACGGTTGCCCAGCTCCGTCTACTGGGCCGGTCTCGGTGTCTGGGGAATACGCATTACGCCATTCTCGCAGGACGAATATCACAGGCGCATCGACGAAACATACCGTCGCCGGAATACCCTGAAGGCTCTTGAGAAAGACGCAAAGGTACGGGGAGACGACATCGACGTTGAGCAGCGGATGGCCACTCTCAGTTGGCATCCTCGATTGCCAGCACCTCCGGAAGACTTTCCGGGGGCGGTGAACTTCGCTTTATCCAGGGAAGAAGCCGAATTTATTCTGGATCGCATCCAGGTCGCTTGCCCCAACAGTCTCCTCTCGTTCTTGGCACTGCACTGCGAACCCGCCGACACCCAAGCTCCGTGGGAACATCCGGACTACGGCAGCTTTTCCGAACAGCATAAAGAGAAGTGGGTCCTGTTTTTGGACCACTCGGCGGCAAAACTAAGGTGGACAGGTTCATGGGCTATGCCGCCTTTTCTGGGCAAGCCAGAGGGGGTACCCCCTCTGGCTTGA
- a CDS encoding IS3 family transposase (programmed frameshift), with protein sequence MSKPRRKFTAEFKTRVALDALSGEHTLSELASKYGVHPNQVSQWKQQAKEQIAVGFAGKAQKAQQNDEARIKELHAKIGQLTVEKDFLQQAFQNLSCERRRKIVDMGHPVLSVRRQCEILKLQRSTYYYQPIGESTYNLALMKRIDELFLELPFFGSRQMRNTLRDEGHPVGRNRVRRLMRRMGLMAVYQRPRTSQPHPQHKTYPYLLRGKAITRPNQVWCADITYIPMRRGFLYLVAIMDWHSRAVLSWRLSNTMDADFCVAALEEALNRYGVPEIFNTDQGSQFTSYEFTRTLREAGVRISMDGRGRWMDNVMIERLWRSLKYECVYLRELETGSELRQALSWWFDFYNNRRPHKTFDGRKPMEIYQVLKPEGVPPLACPEKAA encoded by the exons ATGTCCAAGCCGCGAAGAAAGTTTACCGCAGAATTCAAGACCCGAGTCGCCCTGGACGCCCTGTCCGGAGAACACACCCTGTCCGAGCTTGCCAGCAAGTACGGCGTGCATCCCAATCAGGTTTCCCAGTGGAAGCAGCAGGCCAAGGAGCAGATCGCGGTCGGCTTTGCGGGCAAGGCCCAAAAGGCCCAACAAAACGACGAGGCGCGGATCAAAGAGCTTCACGCCAAGATTGGCCAACTCACTGTGGAGAAGGATTTTTTGCAGCAAGCCTTC CAGAATTTGAGCTGCGAGCGAAGGCGTAAAATCGTCGACATGGGCCATCCGGTGCTCAGTGTTCGGCGGCAGTGCGAAATCCTCAAGCTGCAACGCTCAACGTACTATTATCAGCCAATCGGAGAGTCCACGTACAACTTGGCGCTCATGAAGCGCATCGACGAGTTGTTCCTGGAGTTACCGTTCTTCGGCTCCCGGCAGATGCGCAACACCCTGCGGGATGAAGGCCATCCAGTCGGGCGTAATCGTGTGCGACGGCTCATGCGCAGAATGGGATTGATGGCGGTCTACCAAAGGCCGAGGACAAGCCAGCCGCATCCACAGCACAAGACGTATCCGTACCTGCTGCGGGGCAAGGCGATCACAAGGCCGAACCAGGTGTGGTGCGCGGACATCACGTACATCCCAATGCGGCGTGGCTTCCTGTATCTCGTGGCGATCATGGACTGGCATAGCCGGGCCGTGCTGTCGTGGCGTTTGTCAAATACGATGGATGCGGACTTCTGTGTGGCCGCCTTGGAGGAGGCTCTGAACCGCTATGGCGTGCCAGAAATCTTCAACACGGACCAGGGCTCGCAATTCACGAGCTACGAGTTTACGCGAACTCTCCGAGAAGCCGGAGTCCGCATCTCCATGGACGGCCGAGGCCGTTGGATGGATAACGTGATGATCGAACGTCTTTGGCGTTCACTGAAATACGAATGCGTGTATCTGCGCGAACTGGAAACGGGAAGCGAGCTGCGGCAGGCCTTGTCCTGGTGGTTCGATTTCTACAACAACCGCCGCCCGCATAAGACCTTTGACGGCAGAAAGCCGATGGAGATATATCAAGTGCTCAAGCCAGAGGGGGTACCCCCTCTGGCTTGCCCAGAAAAGGCGGCATAG
- a CDS encoding IS30 family transposase: protein MGYAHLAREERYYICQAVKSGTSLRAIAKAIGRSVSTVSRELARNTGARGYRYRQAHKRSQKRQTSKGKKRIGLEVWTYVEQCLHQDFSPEQISGVLKRKGFALSHEWIYQYILADKKRGGTLHSHLRCQRKRKRRYGKPDRRGQIKGRISIDIRPSIVAERSRLGDWEADTVEGSKGGPVLVTLAERKSRLFLFGKAPNKSASEVRRVIEGLLTPIKDFVQTITYDNGKEFSYHADVSATLEAQGFFAHPYHSWERGLNENSNGLLRQYFPKGVSLASVTQDEIIAAMCRLNWRPRKCLGFKTPYEVFLEDANTQGLGVAL from the coding sequence ATGGGCTATGCACACCTTGCCAGGGAAGAACGGTACTACATCTGCCAGGCAGTGAAAAGTGGAACGTCACTGAGGGCCATAGCCAAAGCGATAGGCCGTAGCGTCTCAACTGTAAGCCGCGAACTTGCGCGAAATACCGGGGCGCGTGGCTACCGCTACAGGCAGGCACACAAGCGCAGTCAGAAAAGGCAGACCAGTAAAGGGAAGAAGCGCATTGGCCTTGAGGTATGGACGTATGTTGAACAGTGTCTGCACCAGGACTTCAGTCCGGAGCAAATCTCTGGAGTTCTCAAACGCAAAGGTTTTGCCCTCAGTCATGAATGGATTTACCAGTACATTCTGGCGGACAAAAAACGAGGAGGAACGCTGCACAGCCATTTGCGCTGCCAGCGCAAACGCAAACGACGATATGGCAAACCCGACAGACGAGGTCAAATCAAGGGGCGTATCAGCATAGACATACGCCCGTCCATTGTTGCCGAGCGCTCACGCCTTGGTGATTGGGAGGCTGATACCGTTGAAGGCAGTAAAGGAGGCCCCGTTTTGGTGACACTTGCAGAGCGTAAAAGTCGTCTTTTCCTGTTTGGCAAGGCTCCCAACAAAAGCGCCAGCGAAGTAAGGCGGGTCATTGAAGGACTCTTGACACCCATTAAGGACTTTGTTCAGACTATTACCTATGATAACGGCAAGGAGTTCAGCTACCATGCCGATGTGTCAGCTACACTCGAGGCTCAGGGATTTTTTGCGCACCCCTACCATTCGTGGGAGCGTGGCTTGAACGAGAACTCCAATGGCCTTCTACGCCAATACTTCCCCAAGGGGGTAAGCTTGGCATCGGTCACGCAAGATGAGATCATAGCGGCAATGTGCCGCTTGAACTGGCGGCCTAGAAAATGCCTTGGGTTTAAGACACCCTATGAAGTTTTTTTAGAAGACGCCAATACCCAAGGACTGGGTGTTGCACTTTGA
- a CDS encoding ParA family protein, producing MYICAIANQKGGVGKTTTTQNLGVMLARNHGKRVLLLDLDAQGNLTDSFGLNPKEQKLTSFNVLNGDTLLSAALVEIEAGLKLLPANIDLAVADMAFAAKMGRENLLRKALQGAQFDIVLLDCPPSLGLLTVNALSAADGLLVPVQAEYHALSGLQLIRETVSMVQDNLNSNLALIGLVLTFYDQRKKLNRDVADALADEWSDKVFTVKIRDNVSLAEAPSNGQDIYTYKAASYGTMDYAALAKEFLTKIEE from the coding sequence ATGTATATTTGCGCGATAGCAAATCAAAAGGGTGGCGTAGGCAAAACAACCACCACGCAGAATCTGGGTGTCATGCTGGCCCGCAATCATGGGAAGCGTGTTTTGCTGCTGGATCTGGACGCCCAAGGGAATCTGACTGATTCCTTTGGGTTGAATCCGAAGGAGCAAAAGCTCACCTCGTTCAATGTCCTGAATGGGGATACCCTCCTTTCTGCCGCCCTGGTGGAGATTGAAGCGGGTCTTAAGCTGCTGCCCGCAAATATTGACCTTGCTGTGGCAGATATGGCCTTTGCAGCAAAAATGGGCCGTGAGAACCTTTTGCGCAAGGCGCTCCAGGGCGCACAGTTTGATATTGTGCTGTTGGATTGCCCCCCCTCGCTTGGTCTGCTCACCGTAAATGCGCTTTCGGCAGCCGATGGGCTCCTTGTGCCAGTTCAGGCAGAATATCACGCGCTTTCCGGCTTACAGCTTATCCGAGAGACGGTGAGCATGGTTCAGGACAACCTCAACTCAAACCTTGCCCTCATCGGCCTTGTGTTGACTTTTTACGATCAGCGCAAAAAGCTCAACAGGGATGTGGCCGATGCTTTAGCTGACGAGTGGAGTGATAAGGTGTTCACTGTCAAAATTAGAGACAATGTTAGCCTTGCAGAGGCTCCAAGTAATGGGCAAGACATATATACGTACAAAGCTGCCAGCTACGGCACTATGGATTATGCGGCATTAGCCAAAGAATTTTTAACTAAAATCGAAGAGTAA
- a CDS encoding IS3 family transposase gives MSKRKNHAPAFKARVALAVLSGDKTIAELSSEFGVHQTLIHKWVKQLKESAAGIFSGEIKTEEARKEKQLQVLHAKIGQLTVERDFLAEAWGKR, from the coding sequence ATGTCCAAGCGAAAGAATCATGCCCCGGCTTTCAAGGCCCGAGTGGCCCTGGCTGTTCTTTCCGGCGATAAGACCATCGCTGAACTCAGTTCAGAATTCGGCGTTCATCAGACACTCATCCACAAATGGGTGAAGCAGCTCAAGGAGTCGGCCGCGGGCATTTTTTCCGGTGAAATCAAGACCGAAGAGGCCAGGAAGGAAAAACAACTTCAGGTACTTCATGCCAAAATCGGCCAGCTTACTGTGGAACGAGATTTTTTAGCCGAGGCCTGGGGGAAGCGGTGA